Genomic window (Terriglobia bacterium):
ACGACCGCCATCAGGCTGCCGCCGCCGTGCGCGACATGTTCACCTCCATCGCGCCGCGCTACGACCTGCTCAACCACCTCCTCTCGTTCAACATCGACCGCCTATGGTGGCGCCGTGCCGCCCGCAGCTTCCGCCACATCCTGCAACGTCCCGGGACCCGCGCCCTCGACCTCTGCTGTGGCACCGGCGACATGGCCTTCGCCCTGCGGCGCGCGTCCAGCAGCCAAGCTGAAATTTGCGGCGCCGACTTCTCCCACGCCATGCTCGTTCGCGCCGTCGAGAAGACCCGGGACGCTTCGCTGCAATGGTTCGAAGCCGACGCTCTTGGACTTCCCCTGCCCGACGCCAGCTTTGACCTGGTCACGTCCGCCTTCGGTTTTCGCAATCTGGCCGACTACAACGCCGGCCTGCGCGAAATCTTCCGCGTGCTGCGTCCCGGTGGAGAAGTCGGCATCCTGGATTTCGGCGAACCAGGCGGTCTCATCGGCCGCGTCTACCGCGTCTATTTCAAGCGCGTGCTTCCCGCCGTCGGCACCGTGATCTCCGGCGTCAAGGGCCCGTACGCGTACCTGCCCGCCTCCGTCGAGCGCTTTCCCTCGCCCAGCGAAATGCTCGGACGCCTGCGCGCCGCCGGCTTTGCCGACGTCTCCTGGACGCCCTACACCTTCGGGATCGCGGGACTGTATCGCGGAAGGAAAGCTTAGCCACAGAGGAACAGAGGAAGAAAATGAGTCAAGAAGTCACAAAGGAATGGAGAATTAAGAAGGCACAATGAATGAAGCCGTGTGCGACCGGGCCGCTCATTCCGCCGAACGTTGACTCGGATGACACCTGACTTCTAAGTGCCCGAGTTCTGACTTCTTAATTCTTAATTCGTCCTCTGTGTCCTCTATGGCTAACCTATCCCGAAGAAGCGGTAGAAGTTCTCCGTCGTCGCCGCGCCCACTTCCTCGCCCGAGATCCCGCGCAACTCTCCAATATGGCGCGACGCCTCTGCCACGTACGCCGGCTCATTGCGTTTCCCGCGATGCGGCACCGGCGCCAAATACGGCGAGTCCGTCTCAATCAATATCCGTTGCAGCGGGAGTTGCGCCGCTGCCTCGCGAAGGGAAACCGCTTTCGGATAGCTCACGTTTCCGGCGAACGAAATCATGAATCCCAAATCCATGCCTGCCCGCGCGTGCTCCACCGTGCCGGTAAAGCAGTGCAGAATCCCGCCCAAGCCGCTCGACTGCCAATGTTCCCGCAGCAGGCGGAACAGGTCTTGCCACGCATTCTCGCTGTTGTCCGACGGCCGGTTGTGAATCACGATCGGCAGCTTCGCCGCCCTTGCCAATTCCATCTGGCGCACGAAAACCTTTTGCTGCACCTCGCGCGGCGAGTGATCGTAAAAATAATCCAGCCCGATCTCCCCCCACGCGATCACCTGCGGATCCCGCGCCAGCTTTTCCATCTCGTTGAAGTGCCGCTCCTCCGCCAGCGCCGCCTCATGCGGATGAATTCCGATCGTGGCAAAGATTCTTAACGACTTGTCAGCCGAGGCGCAAAGCGCCGAGCCCTGAGCGGAGCGAAGGGGAGGAGTCTGCTGTTGCCATCGGCCATCGACCATTGACCATTGTCCCGCGAGTCTAATCCCACATGCCACATCGTCCGGCCCGCGGCCATTCCCAATGGCCAGCAGCGCCTCAACGCCGGCTGCTCGCGCCCGCGCGATCACCTGCTCGCGGTCGTGTGCGAACTTCGGCCCTTCCAGGTGGCAGTGGGAATCTACGTACATACCCAAACAAACCACGGAGACACGGAAGCACGGAGAAGAAAATTAAGAATTAAGAAGTTAGAATGACAACCGGAAACCACCTTATTTATTCTTCGTTCTTCGTTCTTCATTCTTGATTCTTCATTTCTCTGTGTCTCTGTGTTTCTTTATTGTTATCGTTTATTTCAGCTTTGCCCCAACCGGCACGTCTTCCAGAAATCCCGTCAGCACCGGCTTGCCGCCCTCGACCGACGCGGCCACGATCATGCCGTTGGATTCCAAACCCTTCAGCTTGCGCGGCGCCAGGTTGGCGACGATCACCACCTTGCGCCCGATCAATTGCTCCGGCGTGTACGCCTCGGCGATGCCCGCCACGAGTTGTCGCACTTCCGTCCCAATATCCACTTCCAGCCGCAGCAGCCGGTCGGCGCCTTTGACTTTCTCCGCCGACTTCACCTGCCCGACGCGCATCTCCACCTTCAGGAAATCGTCAATCGAGATCTTTCCTTCCGGGACTGCCGCTGCGGGCTTCGCGCTCGACGCAGCGGCCGGTGCGCTCGCCGCTGCTGGCGTTGCCGGCTGACTCGCTTCCGCGCCTAAGCCTGCGGGGGGCGCGGGTTCGCCGTCCTGTCCGATCTCCAACTCGACGGGCGGTCGCGCTTCCGCGGAGGACGGCGGCTTTTTCGAGTCGACGGAAACCACCGGCGCCCGTCCCTGCTGCTCAAGTGCGTGCATCTTCTCGATCGCCGTTTTGTCGACGCGCGGAAACACCGGCTCCACTTTGCCCAGCTTGGTGCCCAGCTCGAGTTGCCCCCACTTGAGCTGGTCCAGCCGGAACTTTTTGATGTCACCGAGCCCGAGCTGCTTCCAGATCCGCGAGCTCGACTCCGGAATCACCGGATGCACCAGCGCGGTCACGATCCGCAGCGCCTCGGCCGCGGTGTACAGGATTGTGCCCAGCCGCGATCGGCTCTCCTCATCCTGCTTTTCCGCGACCGCCCAGGGCTCGTTTTCCACGATGTACTTATTCACCGCGCCGATCACGCCCCAGGCGCACTCCAGCGCGCGCGAGAACTGGTAATCGTCGAACAGGCGTTGGCACTCTTCGATCGTCCGTGCCGCTTCCTCCTGGATCGCATTGTCGGCCGCGGTGCGCGCCACGGTCGCACTCGGGTACGGGACTTCGCCTCGGAAATAGCGCTGGATCATGCTCAGCGTCCGGCTGGCGAGATTGCCATAGTCGTTCGCCAGGTCGGAATTGAAGCGCCCGACCAGCGCGTCAAAGGAGAACGATCCATCGTGCCCGAACACGATCTCGCGCAGCAGGAAATAGCGCAGCGCGTCCACTCCGAGCACGTCGATGATCGTCTCCGCGCGCACGATGTTGCCGCGCGACTTGGACATCTTGTCCTGCTCGAACAGGATCCAACCGTGCGCCATGATCGTCTTGGGCAGCGGCAGATTTGCGGCCAGCAGAAACGCCGGCCAGTAGACGCAGTGGAAGCGCACGATCTCCTTGCCGATCATGTGCAGCTCGGCAGGCCAATATTTCTCGAACTGCTGCTGGTCTTTCTTCTTGTCCGACCCGTAGCCGATGGCGGTGATGTAGTTGCTCAGCGCGTCCAGCCACACGTAGATTACGTGGCCGGGATCGTCCGGCACCGGAATGCCCCACTTGAACGTGCTGCGGCTGATCGAGAGATCGCGCAGGCCGCCGCGCACGAACGACATCACCTCGTTGCGCCGCGTCTCCGGCCTGATGAAGTCCGCATGCTCCTGGTAGTACTTCAGCAGCTTGTCCTCGAAGGCCGACAACTTGAAAAAGTAGTTCTCCTCGCTGATCGTCTCGGTGGGTCGGCCGCACGTTGGGCAAGGCGCCCCGGGACCGGCGGAATCCACGTAAAGATTGTCGTGCACGCAGTATTGGCCGGTGTAAGTGCCCTTGTAGATGAAGCCGTTGTCGCGCAACACGCGGAACAGCGCCTGCACGCCGCGCTTGTGCTCCGCCGAAGTTGTGCGGATGAACTTATCGTAGGTCGCACCCACGCCGTCGGCCATGGCCTTGAACGCCGCCGCGATCTCCTCCACGTATTCGTTGGGATCGCGTCCCGCGGCCTGCGCCGCGCGCTCCACGTTGACGCCGTGCTCGTCGGTCCCGGTCAGCAGAAATGTGTTCTTGCCCAGCATTCGCTGGCGCCGCGCAATCGTGTCGCAGACGATGGTCGTGTACGCGTGCCCCAAATGCGGCCGCGCATTCACGTAGTAGATCGGCGTCGTGATGTAGAACTTCTCGGACATTGTTCTGTACTGGCGAATGCCTGAAGGAGGCCGGTGGTCGTTAGTCGTTGGTGGTTCGCATATCTGTCTTGGCCAACGACTAACGACCAACGACCAGCGACAGATTCTGACTTCTGAATTCTCGAATTCTTCATCATAGGGAAGCTCTCCACCCTCGTCAAACCTTCTCCCATTGCTATAATCGGCCTCTTGTACCGCCGCTTTCAGCAACAGCTCGCCGACCGTGTCCGCGCCTGCCTGCGCGAGACCTACGACATTGATCTGCCCAACGTGGTGATCGAGCAGCCTCCCAAGGTCGAGCTGGGCGAATACGGCCTGCCGCTGTCGTTCGAACTTGCCAAGCGCCTGCGCAAGCCGCCGCGCAAGATCGCCGAGGAGATCATCGACGCCATCGGTGCGATCGAAGGCTTCGACAAGCTGGAAGTTGCGGGCGCCGGCTACATCAACGCGCGTCTGAACCGCGCCGCGGCTGCCGCGGCGCTCGCCTCCGGTGATGAACACCCGCAACTGCGGGACGGCGCAGGCAAGATTCAGGTCGAGCACACCAGCGTCAATCCCAACAAAGCGGCACACATCGGGCATCTCCGCAACGCCATCCTCGGCGACACTTTCGTGCGCCTGCTGCGCGCCGCCGGCCGCGCCGTGGACGTGCAGAACTACATTGACAACACCGGCGTGCAGGTGGCCGACGTCGTGGTTGGCTTCCGCGAATTGGAGCGCAAGAGCAAAGCCGAGATCGAGCAGCTCGCGCGCCGCGAGCCCCATTTCGATTACCTCTGCTGGGACCTCTATGCGCGCGTGTCGCACTGGTATCAGGAAGACAAGGCGCACCTGCAGAAGCGCGCCGACGCGTTGCATGCGATCGAGCAGGGGGGCAACGAATCCGCTGACATCGCCGAGACGATATCCACCACC
Coding sequences:
- the ubiE gene encoding bifunctional demethylmenaquinone methyltransferase/2-methoxy-6-polyprenyl-1,4-benzoquinol methylase UbiE — encoded protein: MAEIPKPVLGAAPEGAHDRHQAAAAVRDMFTSIAPRYDLLNHLLSFNIDRLWWRRAARSFRHILQRPGTRALDLCCGTGDMAFALRRASSSQAEICGADFSHAMLVRAVEKTRDASLQWFEADALGLPLPDASFDLVTSAFGFRNLADYNAGLREIFRVLRPGGEVGILDFGEPGGLIGRVYRVYFKRVLPAVGTVISGVKGPYAYLPASVERFPSPSEMLGRLRAAGFADVSWTPYTFGIAGLYRGRKA
- a CDS encoding TatD family hydrolase — protein: MYVDSHCHLEGPKFAHDREQVIARARAAGVEALLAIGNGRGPDDVACGIRLAGQWSMVDGRWQQQTPPLRSAQGSALCASADKSLRIFATIGIHPHEAALAEERHFNEMEKLARDPQVIAWGEIGLDYFYDHSPREVQQKVFVRQMELARAAKLPIVIHNRPSDNSENAWQDLFRLLREHWQSSGLGGILHCFTGTVEHARAGMDLGFMISFAGNVSYPKAVSLREAAAQLPLQRILIETDSPYLAPVPHRGKRNEPAYVAEASRHIGELRGISGEEVGAATTENFYRFFGIG
- the metG gene encoding methionine--tRNA ligase; this translates as MSEKFYITTPIYYVNARPHLGHAYTTIVCDTIARRQRMLGKNTFLLTGTDEHGVNVERAAQAAGRDPNEYVEEIAAAFKAMADGVGATYDKFIRTTSAEHKRGVQALFRVLRDNGFIYKGTYTGQYCVHDNLYVDSAGPGAPCPTCGRPTETISEENYFFKLSAFEDKLLKYYQEHADFIRPETRRNEVMSFVRGGLRDLSISRSTFKWGIPVPDDPGHVIYVWLDALSNYITAIGYGSDKKKDQQQFEKYWPAELHMIGKEIVRFHCVYWPAFLLAANLPLPKTIMAHGWILFEQDKMSKSRGNIVRAETIIDVLGVDALRYFLLREIVFGHDGSFSFDALVGRFNSDLANDYGNLASRTLSMIQRYFRGEVPYPSATVARTAADNAIQEEAARTIEECQRLFDDYQFSRALECAWGVIGAVNKYIVENEPWAVAEKQDEESRSRLGTILYTAAEALRIVTALVHPVIPESSSRIWKQLGLGDIKKFRLDQLKWGQLELGTKLGKVEPVFPRVDKTAIEKMHALEQQGRAPVVSVDSKKPPSSAEARPPVELEIGQDGEPAPPAGLGAEASQPATPAAASAPAAASSAKPAAAVPEGKISIDDFLKVEMRVGQVKSAEKVKGADRLLRLEVDIGTEVRQLVAGIAEAYTPEQLIGRKVVIVANLAPRKLKGLESNGMIVAASVEGGKPVLTGFLEDVPVGAKLK